The sequence below is a genomic window from Oscillatoria sp. FACHB-1406.
AACGTTTCCAGCAAATTTTCTGCCACAGCATCGAAATGTTCGCTATTTAAACCTTGCTGCTCGACTAATTCTTGATGGGCTTCGCGCATATAGCGCCCGTCATATTTGTCAGTCCCGCCGAAAGCATAGGTGAGAAAGGCTTTCTGATGCGCTCGCTGTTTGACCATATCGGTGTTAGCGAAGAAGTGCTTGATACGATTGTCTTTCAAAACGCGATCGTAGAATTTATCGACAGCAAGATCGACAGCGGCTGCACCGCCTAATTTTTTATACAAAGTGGTCATTTTTTTTGCTTTTGTTGAAAGTTGCTCGATCGCAATTAAACTCAAAATCGAAGATTAACGCTTCCCTGTTTCTAGAAGCTTGGAAAACTCCGATATCGTTCAGCTTAGGAGAAACGCGCTTGTAAAGCTTTGACTTAAGTCAAATCCACTTGGGGAAAACAAGCTAAGATAGACTACTTGTATGTTCGCTGGCTTTAGGAGGACTGTCCACCTCATCCTACTCTCAATCTCGCGCTCTCTGCGGTGAAATGAGGATGAAAGAGATGCGCGAAGCGGTGGGGACGAGATCGTACTCCCTGCTATACCTCGAAGAGCGA
It includes:
- a CDS encoding group 1 truncated hemoglobin; translation: MTTLYKKLGGAAAVDLAVDKFYDRVLKDNRIKHFFANTDMVKQRAHQKAFLTYAFGGTDKYDGRYMREAHQELVEQQGLNSEHFDAVAENLLETLKEMGVSEEQLAEVAAIAAAPQHKKDVLNQ